Proteins found in one Limnothrix sp. FACHB-406 genomic segment:
- a CDS encoding heavy metal translocating P-type ATPase: MAMANMGQTVADDRTWRWERPAAWTHWELVHWQPGRVRVRWWPARSSALAVERLETALAARSDVAAVRVVRAAASVTIVYHDRQLPMAGLRLRLDDWLALAWPDRALLLQPAPEPPAPATVGAPTETAEDEEEEEASLSQTLTALALAGLARWRPLLPLRVLATVALLRAVWPVAQRAWQSVTVDRRLNIDCMDLLAIGLSSSGGSLVVPSLVLTLHALGDAIRDRTARATALRTANLSDAIGRFAWVKMNDGPPQRIPSDQLQVGDLVVVYPGEQIPADGPVLSGEATIDEKSLTGEPLPVAASAGRWVHASTLVRSGQIYLRAERVGNQTRAAASLALLEQAPVYDTRMANYAERLADRAIGPALILALVVLIATRDPARAAAILTLDFVTGIRLSIPTAFLGALNHTTRHGVLVRSGRTLEQLAAIDTVVFDKTGTLTQGDIVLEQVLPAQPDITPDQLLQLAASAEQRLTHPVAEAIVRAAADRGLTLSDRGEWNYEVGLGVRAQLAAGDVLVGSARFLIQQGVTGLGEWLTTLDQQASSQPSIAQPSIYVAVDGRFMGELRYTDPLRPESAALVQTLQTELGLDVRLLTGDTPARAAQVARALEIPTDRVYAEAFPDRKATIIRDLRRSGRTVAFVGDGLNDSVALAYADVSISFEQGSEIARETADVVLMNNHLLDLLEVLTIARQTQGLIEQNTALVVLPNLIALGLATTRGLSPPIATAIHNGSAIAAGLNSLRPLIQHHFFERPRDR, encoded by the coding sequence ATGGCAATGGCAAACATGGGGCAGACCGTGGCGGACGATCGCACCTGGCGCTGGGAACGACCGGCGGCCTGGACCCATTGGGAATTAGTCCATTGGCAGCCGGGCCGGGTGCGGGTGCGTTGGTGGCCGGCGCGGTCTTCGGCCCTGGCGGTGGAACGGTTGGAAACGGCCCTGGCGGCGCGATCGGACGTGGCGGCGGTGCGGGTGGTGCGGGCGGCCGCTTCGGTGACGATTGTGTATCACGATCGCCAATTACCAATGGCCGGCCTGCGATTGCGCTTGGATGACTGGCTGGCCCTGGCTTGGCCCGATCGGGCCCTGCTGTTGCAACCGGCCCCAGAACCGCCAGCTCCTGCCACGGTCGGGGCCCCGACGGAAACGGCGGAGGATGAAGAAGAGGAAGAAGCCTCCTTGTCCCAAACCTTGACGGCCTTGGCTCTGGCGGGGTTGGCCCGGTGGCGGCCCCTGTTGCCGTTGCGGGTGTTGGCGACGGTGGCCCTGTTGCGGGCCGTTTGGCCCGTGGCCCAGCGGGCCTGGCAAAGCGTGACGGTTGATCGCCGCTTGAACATTGACTGCATGGATCTGTTGGCGATCGGCCTCAGCAGCAGCGGTGGATCTTTGGTGGTTCCGTCCTTGGTCTTGACTTTGCACGCCTTGGGGGATGCGATTCGCGATCGCACCGCACGGGCCACGGCCCTGCGAACGGCTAATTTGTCCGATGCGATCGGGCGGTTTGCTTGGGTGAAAATGAACGACGGGCCGCCCCAACGAATTCCCAGTGACCAGCTCCAGGTGGGCGATTTGGTGGTGGTTTATCCCGGTGAGCAAATTCCCGCCGATGGGCCGGTGCTGTCCGGTGAAGCCACGATCGATGAAAAAAGCCTGACCGGGGAACCCTTGCCCGTGGCCGCCAGTGCCGGCCGCTGGGTTCATGCTTCAACCTTGGTGCGATCGGGGCAAATTTACCTGCGAGCCGAACGGGTGGGCAACCAAACCCGTGCCGCCGCCAGCTTGGCCCTGCTGGAACAGGCCCCGGTCTATGACACTCGGATGGCCAACTATGCCGAACGGCTGGCTGACAGGGCGATCGGCCCGGCCCTGATCTTGGCCCTGGTGGTGCTGATTGCCACCCGCGATCCGGCTCGGGCGGCGGCCATTCTGACCCTGGACTTTGTGACCGGCATTCGGCTATCGATTCCCACGGCGTTCCTGGGAGCCTTGAACCACACCACCCGTCACGGTGTGTTGGTGCGCAGCGGGCGAACCCTGGAGCAGTTGGCGGCGATCGATACGGTGGTGTTCGACAAAACGGGCACGCTCACCCAGGGCGACATTGTTTTAGAGCAAGTGTTGCCCGCCCAACCGGACATCACCCCTGATCAACTCCTGCAACTGGCCGCTTCGGCGGAACAGCGGCTGACCCATCCGGTGGCCGAGGCGATCGTGCGGGCAGCGGCCGATCGGGGCCTGACCCTGAGCGATCGGGGTGAATGGAACTATGAAGTGGGCCTGGGGGTGCGGGCCCAACTGGCGGCGGGTGATGTGCTGGTGGGCAGTGCGCGATTTTTAATCCAACAGGGTGTGACGGGTTTGGGCGAATGGCTGACCACCCTGGATCAACAGGCCAGCAGCCAACCCTCGATCGCCCAGCCTTCGATCTATGTGGCCGTGGATGGCCGATTCATGGGCGAACTGCGCTACACCGACCCCCTACGGCCCGAAAGCGCGGCCCTGGTGCAAACCCTGCAAACGGAATTGGGATTGGATGTGCGGTTGCTGACCGGCGACACGCCCGCCCGCGCGGCCCAGGTGGCACGGGCCCTGGAAATTCCAACCGACCGGGTTTATGCGGAAGCCTTTCCCGATCGCAAAGCCACCATCATTCGCGACCTGCGGCGATCGGGGCGCACCGTGGCCTTTGTGGGCGATGGCCTCAACGATTCCGTGGCCCTGGCCTATGCGGATGTGTCTATTTCCTTTGAGCAGGGGTCGGAAATTGCCCGCGAAACCGCCGATGTGGTGTTGATGAATAACCATTTGCTGGATTTGCTGGAGGTGTTGACCATCGCCCGCCAAACCCAAGGGTTGATTGAACAAAACACCGCCTTGGTGGTGCTGCCAAACCTGATTGCTTTGGGCTTGGCCACCACCCGCGGCCTCAGCCCCCCGATCGCCACCGCCATCCACAACGGCTCCGCGATCGCCGCCGGCCTCAATAGTTTGCGCCCCCTGATTCAGCACCACTTTTTTGAGCGACCCCGCGATCGCTAG
- a CDS encoding HMA2 domain-containing protein, whose product MSHSSNPDREPSVTPEPQPLANSGLDSAAEVSPIAPAFQEQPPESDRLVINASSAPPQSQPVNSDSDLAETATGALAQSTPSGAIEPGPDSALSNLTLSAQLGQWLQEYGEITTILPVLAGLFVTTRFQLRGSRALLTNLAIAAVVRQVILYFKQQANSSAGTLAMVTAGAALATVTAAPAPSNQSTAAAQTSPISLTELGNNLGVGLGCEDCTIVHSVPGRIRLRIDRLRTDRAYGKRLETLLKDEPIVLGTRINQAAASLAIQYDSTGLSDLELGLRLLQVLNRANQD is encoded by the coding sequence ATGAGTCATTCCTCAAACCCCGATCGCGAGCCATCCGTAACCCCTGAGCCGCAACCGTTGGCTAATTCAGGGTTGGACTCGGCCGCTGAGGTCTCTCCAATCGCCCCAGCTTTCCAGGAGCAGCCCCCCGAGTCCGATCGGCTGGTGATCAATGCTTCCTCTGCCCCTCCTCAATCCCAACCTGTGAACTCTGATTCTGATCTGGCCGAAACGGCAACGGGTGCGTTGGCGCAATCCACCCCATCCGGCGCGATCGAGCCGGGCCCTGACTCTGCGTTAAGCAACCTCACCCTGTCTGCCCAATTGGGGCAATGGTTGCAGGAATACGGAGAAATTACGACGATTTTGCCGGTGTTGGCGGGCTTGTTTGTCACAACCCGGTTTCAACTGCGCGGTTCGCGGGCCCTGTTGACCAATCTGGCGATCGCGGCGGTGGTGCGCCAAGTCATTCTGTACTTCAAACAGCAGGCCAACAGCTCGGCGGGCACGTTGGCGATGGTGACGGCGGGGGCGGCTTTGGCCACGGTGACCGCAGCGCCGGCCCCCAGCAACCAATCCACCGCCGCTGCCCAGACGAGTCCCATTTCCCTCACTGAACTGGGCAATAATTTGGGCGTTGGTTTGGGTTGCGAAGATTGCACGATCGTCCATTCCGTGCCGGGGCGGATTCGGTTGCGGATCGATCGCCTCCGCACTGATCGAGCCTATGGCAAGCGGCTGGAAACCCTGCTGAAGGATGAGCCGATCGTGTTGGGCACGCGGATCAATCAGGCGGCGGCCTCCTTGGCAATTCAATACGACTCCACGGGCCTCTCGGATTTGGAGTTGGGGTTGCGATTGTTGCAGGTGTTGAATCGCGCCAACCAGGATTAG
- a CDS encoding FeoB small GTPase domain-containing protein: protein MDCHQCHQNNGSCGSKRSLRWLPFGENFNRPPIEPSGPQVALVGMPNVGKSVLFHALTGTYVTVSNYPGTTVEVTRGAMTLDDRAVSVIDTPGMYSLLPISEEERVARDLLMSEPFGAIVHVLDAKNLGRMLALTVQLLEAELPVIVAVNMMDEAQRWGLTIDREALIEELGVPVVLMAAARNWGVDQLRETLADRLASTPAPVLAAVG from the coding sequence ATGGATTGTCATCAGTGCCATCAAAACAACGGGAGTTGTGGGTCCAAGCGATCGCTGCGGTGGTTGCCCTTTGGCGAAAACTTCAACCGGCCCCCGATCGAACCCAGTGGGCCACAAGTTGCCCTGGTGGGAATGCCGAATGTGGGCAAATCCGTCCTATTCCATGCCCTGACTGGCACTTACGTCACGGTGTCTAACTATCCCGGCACAACGGTGGAAGTGACGCGCGGGGCCATGACCCTGGACGATCGCGCCGTCAGTGTGATTGATACACCGGGAATGTATTCCCTGTTGCCGATTAGCGAAGAAGAACGGGTGGCCCGAGATTTGCTGATGTCGGAACCCTTTGGGGCGATCGTCCATGTGCTGGATGCCAAGAATTTGGGGCGGATGTTGGCGCTAACGGTGCAGTTGCTAGAAGCAGAGCTGCCCGTGATTGTGGCGGTGAACATGATGGACGAGGCCCAGCGTTGGGGCCTGACCATCGATCGGGAAGCCCTGATTGAAGAATTGGGCGTGCCGGTGGTGTTGATGGCGGCGGCCCGCAACTGGGGCGTGGATCAATTGCGAGAAACCCTGGCCGATCGCCTAGCCAGCACCCCAGCCCCAGTCTTGGCCGCGGTGGGCTAG